In Bacillaceae bacterium S4-13-56, a single window of DNA contains:
- the yycI gene encoding two-component system regulatory protein YycI, with product MQWGQIKTLFIICFLILDIFLLLQFMEKRNQTELEIIAETTFQDQLAADEIMVSNIPAEYEKEAYISSKRYKYTAEDRERMKAELSNQEISIVNEDLVLSTFRKPIKLIENFTPEDLIQIVRDNVLYGNEYEYWDYNQEKKAILFFQQYKGRTINYNQSGLLLLLVNDNGEIVQYSQTLMHEFKEQSEEQELVKPINAIETLYDRSQLSSGDEITSVQLGYYTFVPLSNGVQVFAPTWIITVNQEKRFFVNAVEGIYISTDEGTFVDNSMTNIIKEIEATTGGE from the coding sequence ATGCAGTGGGGACAAATTAAAACACTATTTATTATTTGCTTCCTAATCTTAGATATATTTTTACTTCTGCAATTTATGGAAAAAAGAAATCAAACAGAATTAGAAATTATTGCAGAGACAACTTTTCAGGATCAACTGGCAGCAGATGAAATTATGGTATCTAACATTCCGGCAGAGTATGAAAAAGAAGCTTACATTTCTTCAAAAAGATATAAGTACACAGCAGAAGACCGTGAACGTATGAAAGCAGAACTGTCCAATCAGGAAATTAGTATTGTAAATGAAGATTTGGTCCTTTCTACATTCCGTAAGCCTATCAAACTTATAGAAAATTTCACGCCAGAAGATTTGATTCAAATTGTTCGAGATAATGTTCTTTATGGCAACGAATATGAATACTGGGACTATAATCAAGAGAAAAAAGCGATTCTTTTTTTTCAACAATATAAAGGTAGGACGATTAACTATAATCAAAGCGGATTACTGTTATTATTAGTTAATGATAATGGGGAAATTGTACAATATTCTCAAACGTTAATGCATGAATTTAAAGAACAAAGTGAGGAACAGGAATTAGTAAAGCCGATTAATGCAATAGAAACATTATATGATCGAAGTCAATTAAGTTCTGGGGATGAGATAACAAGCGTTCAACTTGGTTATTATACATTCGTTCCTCTATCTAATGGGGTTCAAGTTTTTGCACCAACTTGGATCATAACAGTGAACCAGGAAAAAAGGTTTTTTGTTAATGCGGTAGAGGGAATATATATTTCTACAGATGAAGGAACTTTTGTAGATAATTC